GTTCTTTATAAAAATCTATACCTGTCCATGGATCTCTAAAATCGGCTATCCACTTTATGTTGGGCATACACTTTTTAAGTTTTAATGCTATCAAGTGCATCGATTGCGGCGGACCTGTCGTAACTACGGTGTCTATAGAATTTTGTTTCAAATATTTTTTCAAAAACCTTACCGATGGTTTTATCCAAAACTTTCGTGGGTCAGGAATTAAAAAATTACCTCTAATTGTAAGCGCAAGCTCATCAATCCATGATTTGCTTTTGTCTTCCAATAAAAAACCCGTACCTGTTTTTTGGTCTTTTTTTCGCCCGACTAACATTCTGAAAAAAGAATACGGCTCCCAAATTTTGGTTTTCACCTCAATTAGTTCTTTCGGGATATCATCTTGCAAAGATTCGTCGGTAACAACCAAATCGGGGTTTTCGGGAGTGTATATTACAGGTTGCCAGCCAAATTCCGGCAAATACTTCGAAAACTTCAACCATCTTTGCACACCCGAACCTCCGCTCGGAACCCAATAATATGTTATTATTAAAACCTTTTTCATTTTTTCGACGACAAAATTATACCTATTTCATCAATTTGAAGTATTTATTACTTTTGTTTGCTGATGTCATTAATATTCATCACAAAAATATAAATTTATCGCTATAAAATTTGATTAATTTCTTATTTTTAATTTTTAAACAAGAAGCAAATAATGCAAAGCCAGTTTAAAAACTTATTTAAACACTCGGTAATATACGGTTTGGGAGTTTTATCTACCAAATTAGTAGGTTTTGTGTTAATACCTCTTTATACCGGTGTTTTTACTCTTAAAGAGTTTGGTATTATTAGTCTTTTAGAAATTACCACAACTTTTATTATCACTTTGGCAAGCATGTCGATTTATTCTGGATTTTTTAGGTGGTACTACGACAAAGATGCCGAAAATAAACAAAAATCCTTATTTTTCACTGTCAGCATTTTTCAACTGCTTATTGTTGTAGTGGTGTACGGCATTATTTTCTTAAATATAGACAAACTCACAGTTGCGATACTGAAAGATATTGAATACAAACAGATTTTTAACTATATGGTTATCTCGGCATTGCTACAAGTTTTGGTAATCATGCCTACAACTTTGCTTCGCCTACAAGAAAAATCGTGGCTTTTCAGTTTGTCAAACTTTATTCAACTTTTTATTGTTCTGTCGCTAACTGTATATCTTGTTGCTTTTAAAAGAATTGGGATTATCGGTATTTACTACGGACAAATAATTGGAAGTGTTTTTATGATTTTGTTTTTGCTCAGATATAGTCTCAAAAACATACAAATTAAATTTGAAAGCAAACTGCTAAAACAAATTCTGATATACTGCTTCCCTCTGATGTTTTCGGGCTTGGCACTAACCATACTAAACATTACCGACCGCTTTACCATTAATTATTATGCTACAACTGCCGATGTAGGACTATATTCCTACGGCTTTAAAATTGCCAATGTTTTGCAAGTGTTTGTTGTTACATCTATAAACTTTGCCATACAGCCCATAATGTTC
This window of the Lentimicrobiaceae bacterium genome carries:
- a CDS encoding oligosaccharide flippase family protein, with amino-acid sequence MQSQFKNLFKHSVIYGLGVLSTKLVGFVLIPLYTGVFTLKEFGIISLLEITTTFIITLASMSIYSGFFRWYYDKDAENKQKSLFFTVSIFQLLIVVVVYGIIFLNIDKLTVAILKDIEYKQIFNYMVISALLQVLVIMPTTLLRLQEKSWLFSLSNFIQLFIVLSLTVYLVAFKRIGIIGIYYGQIIGSVFMILFLLRYSLKNIQIKFESKLLKQILIYCFPLMFSGLALTILNITDRFTINYYATTADVGLYSYGFKIANVLQVFVVTSINFAIQPIMFQMIDKPDNKEFYSRLMTYYVLVVMFLGFCIMIFGREIAMLFALNPDYYSAWTIIPFIIFAIVFGVMRDSMATTGLSITKKTAIIAFIAIFVAVLNIVLNIVLVPVLVNSGAAIAKLLSMFVSAVMVFIASQKFFKINYQYKNITVILLSALVLYLISMPVNSLKIFPSILIKTTIIAFYILILFLFKIVKIKDVKKVKEYVSNLIKPSKRHLNNT